The DNA window CACCTCCAACGTCGATCCTGACGACCTCTACAGGGACGGCCTCAACCGCCAGTTCTTCGAGCCCTTCATCCCGCTCCTCAAGGAGCATGTGGACGTCGTCCGGCTCGATTCGCGCACCGACTACCGGCTGGAGATGATGTCCGGCGAGCCGATCTACTTCACGCCGCTCGGCGAGGAAGCGGATGCGGCCATGGACCATATGTGGCAGCGCCTGTCCGGCGGTGGCCACGAGCGGGCCGAGCGGCTGGAAAACAAGGGCCGCTGGATCGAAATCCCCCGGGTCTCCCACGGCATCGCCCGCATCCCCTTCGCCGACCTCTGCGAAAAGCCGCTCGGCGCGGCCGACTATCTGCGGCTCGCCCACGCCTACCACACGGTTTTTCTTGAGAACGTGCCGGTGCTGCCGGCGGCCAAGCGCAACGAGGCCAAGCGTTTCATCATGCTGGTCGACGCGCTCTATGACGCCCGCGTCAAGCTGGTGGTCTCGGCCGCCGCCGAGCCGACGGAGCTCTACAGGGCGGCGACGGGCACGGAAGCCTTCGAGTTCGACCGCACCGTCTCGCGCCTCATAGAGATGCGCTCGGCCGACTACATCGCCCTGCCGCACAGCGCCGTCGAAGAGGCGGTCGACGCCGCTTCCTGATACGGCAGGCCGCCGGCGCGGGCCTGCGGCGCCCCGCCGCGGCAATGGTCGTAAACTTAAGAAAAACCGA is part of the Rhodobium gokarnense genome and encodes:
- the zapE gene encoding cell division protein ZapE translates to MPTVAERYDALVRAGEIERDAAQAALVARFDKLCEDLAESRLATKKSALGWLFGRTAPKASTVHGVYVWGKVGRGKTMLMDLLFDLAPVKRKRRSHFHEFMADIHERVHAFRQKVKDGAVKDADPIPPIADAIAEDTRLLCFDEFSVTDIADAMILRRLFTDLFERGVVVVATSNVDPDDLYRDGLNRQFFEPFIPLLKEHVDVVRLDSRTDYRLEMMSGEPIYFTPLGEEADAAMDHMWQRLSGGGHERAERLENKGRWIEIPRVSHGIARIPFADLCEKPLGAADYLRLAHAYHTVFLENVPVLPAAKRNEAKRFIMLVDALYDARVKLVVSAAAEPTELYRAATGTEAFEFDRTVSRLIEMRSADYIALPHSAVEEAVDAAS